In Lacibacter sp. H375, one DNA window encodes the following:
- the gatB gene encoding Asp-tRNA(Asn)/Glu-tRNA(Gln) amidotransferase subunit GatB: protein MSNYSDKYEAVIGLEVHAQLLTKSKLFCGDSAGFGSEPNTHISPITLAHPGTLPKLNKEAIELAVRMGLACNCAIERKNYFARKHYFYPDLPKGYQLSQHTTPVCVGGFVKIKTDDGERNIQLNRIHMEEDAGKSMHDQEENYSVVDYNRAGVPLIEIVTEPDLHSGDEAAAYVTEVRKLVRTLNVCDGNMEEGSLRCDANISIRLKGEKKLGTKVEIKNLNSIRFLKKAIDHEVMRMIDMKEKGEMIVQQTRGFNPDTETTFAIRTKEDADDYRYMADPDLPPFVITDEFINAIKAALPELSEQKKQRFIQQYALPEYDAALLTDDKELADYFEAAAAETTSYKQIANWLLGPVKSVLNEEGKEISSLSIKPAQLVSIIQLVEDGKVSHTMAAQKLFPAMLQSNGTTALELAQQLNLIQERNEDALQKLIDEVLNNMPEKVTEYKKGKKGLIGLFVGEVMKKSKGKADPKLLNQLVTEKLAN from the coding sequence ATGTCGAATTACAGTGATAAATATGAAGCAGTCATAGGACTGGAAGTACATGCCCAATTGCTCACCAAAAGCAAATTGTTTTGTGGCGATAGTGCAGGTTTTGGTTCTGAACCAAACACACACATCAGTCCCATTACATTGGCTCATCCCGGCACATTACCCAAGTTGAATAAAGAAGCTATTGAACTGGCAGTGCGTATGGGGCTTGCCTGTAATTGTGCAATTGAACGTAAAAACTATTTTGCACGCAAGCATTATTTCTACCCCGATCTGCCGAAAGGCTATCAACTATCGCAACATACCACACCTGTTTGTGTTGGCGGGTTTGTGAAGATCAAAACGGATGATGGAGAACGGAACATTCAACTCAACCGCATACACATGGAAGAAGATGCGGGCAAGAGTATGCACGACCAGGAAGAAAATTATTCTGTTGTTGACTATAACCGTGCAGGTGTACCGTTAATTGAAATTGTAACAGAACCCGATCTGCATAGTGGCGATGAAGCAGCAGCATATGTTACTGAGGTACGTAAACTTGTTCGCACATTAAACGTGTGTGATGGTAATATGGAAGAAGGCAGTTTGCGTTGCGATGCAAATATTTCAATCCGTTTGAAAGGAGAGAAGAAGCTTGGAACAAAAGTGGAGATCAAAAATCTCAACTCGATACGATTTCTGAAAAAAGCAATTGATCATGAAGTAATGCGGATGATCGACATGAAAGAAAAAGGTGAAATGATCGTTCAGCAAACGAGAGGCTTTAATCCTGATACAGAAACAACATTTGCTATCCGTACTAAAGAAGATGCAGATGATTACCGTTACATGGCTGATCCTGATCTGCCCCCGTTTGTAATTACAGATGAATTCATCAATGCTATTAAAGCGGCATTGCCTGAGCTGAGCGAACAAAAGAAGCAACGGTTTATTCAACAATATGCATTGCCTGAATATGATGCTGCATTGTTAACTGATGATAAAGAGCTGGCCGATTATTTTGAAGCTGCTGCAGCTGAAACAACATCATATAAGCAAATTGCCAACTGGTTGCTTGGTCCGGTGAAATCGGTATTGAATGAAGAAGGAAAAGAGATCAGCAGTCTTTCGATCAAACCTGCACAACTTGTATCGATCATTCAATTGGTGGAAGATGGGAAAGTGAGTCATACGATGGCAGCACAGAAATTATTCCCTGCTATGTTGCAATCCAATGGAACAACTGCCTTGGAACTGGCACAACAGTTGAACCTAATCCAGGAACGTAATGAAGATGCGTTGCAAAAGTTGATCGATGAAGTGTTGAACAATATGCCTGAGAAAGTAACCGAGTATAAGAAAGGAAAGAAAGGGTTGATTGGTTTGTTTGTTGGTGAAGTGATGAAGAAATCAAAAGGTAAAGCCGATCCAAAGCTGCTGAATCAATTAGTAACAGAAAAATTAGCGAACTAA